One genomic region from Tripterygium wilfordii isolate XIE 37 chromosome 20, ASM1340144v1, whole genome shotgun sequence encodes:
- the LOC119987121 gene encoding uncharacterized protein LOC119987121 isoform X5, whose translation MRSWQNMTAESFGMGLSSSGRWTLHLQRFQVGACPREFSWKPSVLRAWWGETFFPKNPVSSFFSSFQLHVLQILSHAYFSSSFFPFSCRKEHHSWALRFRSLRGCTQYLSMNSERNNTVNNVQLSSTQFMLLLWLLDLMQMWPTASMHLPDGYQRHITGNTKCNLQVGGS comes from the exons ATGAGGTCATGGCAAAATATGACAGCAGAAAG CTTTGGTATGGGTTTGTCCTCATCTGGCCGTTGGACCCTTCACCTGCAAAGATTCCAG GTAGGTGCATGTCCTAGAGAATTTTCATGGAAGCCTTCGGTTTTGAGAGCATGGTGGGGAGAGACTTTCTTCCCAAAGAATCCggtttcttcattttttagTTCCTTTCAGCTTCATGTGCTTCAAATTCTCAGCCATGCatatttttcttcatctttttttcccttctcttgCAGAAAAGAACACCACAGTTGGGCTCTGCGGTTCAGGAGTCTCAGAGGTTGCACTCAGTATCTGTCTATGAACAGTGAAAGAAACAATACAGTTAATAATGTTCAACTTTCAAGCACG CAATTTATGCTGCTCCTTTGGCTACTAGACCTCATGCAGATGTGGCCTACTGCATCCATGCACTTGCCAGACGGTTATCAAAGACACATAACTGGGAA CACAAAATGTAATTTGCAAGTAGGTGGATCTTGA
- the LOC119987121 gene encoding uncharacterized protein LOC119987121 isoform X9 has translation MRSWQNMTAERFQVGACPREFSWKPSVLRAWWGETFFPKNPVSSFFSSFQLHVLQILSHAYFSSSFFPFSCRKEHHSWALRFRSLRGCTQYLSMNSERNNTVNNVQLSSTQFMLLLWLLDLMQMWPTASMHLPDGYQRHITGNTKCNLQVGGS, from the exons ATGAGGTCATGGCAAAATATGACAGCAGAAAG ATTCCAG GTAGGTGCATGTCCTAGAGAATTTTCATGGAAGCCTTCGGTTTTGAGAGCATGGTGGGGAGAGACTTTCTTCCCAAAGAATCCggtttcttcattttttagTTCCTTTCAGCTTCATGTGCTTCAAATTCTCAGCCATGCatatttttcttcatctttttttcccttctcttgCAGAAAAGAACACCACAGTTGGGCTCTGCGGTTCAGGAGTCTCAGAGGTTGCACTCAGTATCTGTCTATGAACAGTGAAAGAAACAATACAGTTAATAATGTTCAACTTTCAAGCACG CAATTTATGCTGCTCCTTTGGCTACTAGACCTCATGCAGATGTGGCCTACTGCATCCATGCACTTGCCAGACGGTTATCAAAGACACATAACTGGGAA CACAAAATGTAATTTGCAAGTAGGTGGATCTTGA
- the LOC119987121 gene encoding uncharacterized protein LOC119987121 isoform X12 → MRSWQNMTAESFGMGLSSSGRWTLHLQRFQAFVGWLLRFYGLVLVSLIMPIRKEHHSWALRFRSLRGCTQYLSMNSERNNTVNNVQLSSTQFMLLLWLLDLMQMWPTASMHLPDGYQRHITGNTKCNLQVGGS, encoded by the exons ATGAGGTCATGGCAAAATATGACAGCAGAAAG CTTTGGTATGGGTTTGTCCTCATCTGGCCGTTGGACCCTTCACCTGCAAAGATTCCAG GCTTTTGTGGGTTGGTTGCTGAGGTTCTATGGATTGGTTCTGGTATCTCTCATAATGCCTATTAG AAAAGAACACCACAGTTGGGCTCTGCGGTTCAGGAGTCTCAGAGGTTGCACTCAGTATCTGTCTATGAACAGTGAAAGAAACAATACAGTTAATAATGTTCAACTTTCAAGCACG CAATTTATGCTGCTCCTTTGGCTACTAGACCTCATGCAGATGTGGCCTACTGCATCCATGCACTTGCCAGACGGTTATCAAAGACACATAACTGGGAA CACAAAATGTAATTTGCAAGTAGGTGGATCTTGA
- the LOC119987121 gene encoding uncharacterized protein LOC119987121 isoform X14 has product MRSWQNMTAERFQAFVGWLLRFYGLVLVSLIMPIRKEHHSWALRFRSLRGCTQYLSMNSERNNTVNNVQLSSTQFMLLLWLLDLMQMWPTASMHLPDGYQRHITGNTKCNLQVGGS; this is encoded by the exons ATGAGGTCATGGCAAAATATGACAGCAGAAAG ATTCCAG GCTTTTGTGGGTTGGTTGCTGAGGTTCTATGGATTGGTTCTGGTATCTCTCATAATGCCTATTAG AAAAGAACACCACAGTTGGGCTCTGCGGTTCAGGAGTCTCAGAGGTTGCACTCAGTATCTGTCTATGAACAGTGAAAGAAACAATACAGTTAATAATGTTCAACTTTCAAGCACG CAATTTATGCTGCTCCTTTGGCTACTAGACCTCATGCAGATGTGGCCTACTGCATCCATGCACTTGCCAGACGGTTATCAAAGACACATAACTGGGAA CACAAAATGTAATTTGCAAGTAGGTGGATCTTGA
- the LOC119987121 gene encoding uncharacterized protein LOC119987121 isoform X3 translates to MAKYDSRKLRLAIIIIFSIHVLIRSYDLDQFYFDVVKFGDIYTVYLGPNLLIYCLMGFPFSFELWYGFVLIWPLDPSPAKIPGACPREFSWKPSVLRAWWGETFFPKNPVSSFFSSFQLHVLQILSHAYFSSSFFPFSCRKEHHSWALRFRSLRGCTQYLSMNSERNNTVNNVQLSSTQFMLLLWLLDLMQMWPTASMHLPDGYQRHITGNTKCNLQVGGS, encoded by the exons ATGGCAAAATATGACAGCAGAAAG TTAAGGTTAGCGATAATCATAATATTTTCGATACATGTTCTGATTCGCAGTTATGATTTAGATCAATTCTACTTCGATGTAGTTAAATTTGGGGATATTTATACTGTCTATTTGGGCCCTAATCTTTTGATTTATTGTCTCATGGgatttcctttctcttttgaGCTTTGGTATGGGTTTGTCCTCATCTGGCCGTTGGACCCTTCACCTGCAAAGATTCCAG GTGCATGTCCTAGAGAATTTTCATGGAAGCCTTCGGTTTTGAGAGCATGGTGGGGAGAGACTTTCTTCCCAAAGAATCCggtttcttcattttttagTTCCTTTCAGCTTCATGTGCTTCAAATTCTCAGCCATGCatatttttcttcatctttttttcccttctcttgCAGAAAAGAACACCACAGTTGGGCTCTGCGGTTCAGGAGTCTCAGAGGTTGCACTCAGTATCTGTCTATGAACAGTGAAAGAAACAATACAGTTAATAATGTTCAACTTTCAAGCACG CAATTTATGCTGCTCCTTTGGCTACTAGACCTCATGCAGATGTGGCCTACTGCATCCATGCACTTGCCAGACGGTTATCAAAGACACATAACTGGGAA CACAAAATGTAATTTGCAAGTAGGTGGATCTTGA
- the LOC119987121 gene encoding uncharacterized protein LOC119987121 isoform X7, which produces MAKYDSRKLWYGFVLIWPLDPSPAKIPGACPREFSWKPSVLRAWWGETFFPKNPVSSFFSSFQLHVLQILSHAYFSSSFFPFSCRKEHHSWALRFRSLRGCTQYLSMNSERNNTVNNVQLSSTQFMLLLWLLDLMQMWPTASMHLPDGYQRHITGNTKCNLQVGGS; this is translated from the exons ATGGCAAAATATGACAGCAGAAAG CTTTGGTATGGGTTTGTCCTCATCTGGCCGTTGGACCCTTCACCTGCAAAGATTCCAG GTGCATGTCCTAGAGAATTTTCATGGAAGCCTTCGGTTTTGAGAGCATGGTGGGGAGAGACTTTCTTCCCAAAGAATCCggtttcttcattttttagTTCCTTTCAGCTTCATGTGCTTCAAATTCTCAGCCATGCatatttttcttcatctttttttcccttctcttgCAGAAAAGAACACCACAGTTGGGCTCTGCGGTTCAGGAGTCTCAGAGGTTGCACTCAGTATCTGTCTATGAACAGTGAAAGAAACAATACAGTTAATAATGTTCAACTTTCAAGCACG CAATTTATGCTGCTCCTTTGGCTACTAGACCTCATGCAGATGTGGCCTACTGCATCCATGCACTTGCCAGACGGTTATCAAAGACACATAACTGGGAA CACAAAATGTAATTTGCAAGTAGGTGGATCTTGA
- the LOC119987121 gene encoding uncharacterized protein LOC119987121 isoform X10: MAKYDSRKLRFQVGACPREFSWKPSVLRAWWGETFFPKNPVSSFFSSFQLHVLQILSHAYFSSSFFPFSCRKEHHSWALRFRSLRGCTQYLSMNSERNNTVNNVQLSSTQFMLLLWLLDLMQMWPTASMHLPDGYQRHITGNTKCNLQVGGS; this comes from the exons ATGGCAAAATATGACAGCAGAAAG TTAAG ATTCCAG GTAGGTGCATGTCCTAGAGAATTTTCATGGAAGCCTTCGGTTTTGAGAGCATGGTGGGGAGAGACTTTCTTCCCAAAGAATCCggtttcttcattttttagTTCCTTTCAGCTTCATGTGCTTCAAATTCTCAGCCATGCatatttttcttcatctttttttcccttctcttgCAGAAAAGAACACCACAGTTGGGCTCTGCGGTTCAGGAGTCTCAGAGGTTGCACTCAGTATCTGTCTATGAACAGTGAAAGAAACAATACAGTTAATAATGTTCAACTTTCAAGCACG CAATTTATGCTGCTCCTTTGGCTACTAGACCTCATGCAGATGTGGCCTACTGCATCCATGCACTTGCCAGACGGTTATCAAAGACACATAACTGGGAA CACAAAATGTAATTTGCAAGTAGGTGGATCTTGA
- the LOC119987121 gene encoding uncharacterized protein LOC119987121 isoform X6 → MAKYDSRKLSFGMGLSSSGRWTLHLQRFQVGACPREFSWKPSVLRAWWGETFFPKNPVSSFFSSFQLHVLQILSHAYFSSSFFPFSCRKEHHSWALRFRSLRGCTQYLSMNSERNNTVNNVQLSSTQFMLLLWLLDLMQMWPTASMHLPDGYQRHITGNTKCNLQVGGS, encoded by the exons ATGGCAAAATATGACAGCAGAAAG TTAAG CTTTGGTATGGGTTTGTCCTCATCTGGCCGTTGGACCCTTCACCTGCAAAGATTCCAG GTAGGTGCATGTCCTAGAGAATTTTCATGGAAGCCTTCGGTTTTGAGAGCATGGTGGGGAGAGACTTTCTTCCCAAAGAATCCggtttcttcattttttagTTCCTTTCAGCTTCATGTGCTTCAAATTCTCAGCCATGCatatttttcttcatctttttttcccttctcttgCAGAAAAGAACACCACAGTTGGGCTCTGCGGTTCAGGAGTCTCAGAGGTTGCACTCAGTATCTGTCTATGAACAGTGAAAGAAACAATACAGTTAATAATGTTCAACTTTCAAGCACG CAATTTATGCTGCTCCTTTGGCTACTAGACCTCATGCAGATGTGGCCTACTGCATCCATGCACTTGCCAGACGGTTATCAAAGACACATAACTGGGAA CACAAAATGTAATTTGCAAGTAGGTGGATCTTGA
- the LOC119987121 gene encoding uncharacterized protein LOC119987121 isoform X13, which yields MAKYDSRKLSFGMGLSSSGRWTLHLQRFQAFVGWLLRFYGLVLVSLIMPIRKEHHSWALRFRSLRGCTQYLSMNSERNNTVNNVQLSSTQFMLLLWLLDLMQMWPTASMHLPDGYQRHITGNTKCNLQVGGS from the exons ATGGCAAAATATGACAGCAGAAAG TTAAG CTTTGGTATGGGTTTGTCCTCATCTGGCCGTTGGACCCTTCACCTGCAAAGATTCCAG GCTTTTGTGGGTTGGTTGCTGAGGTTCTATGGATTGGTTCTGGTATCTCTCATAATGCCTATTAG AAAAGAACACCACAGTTGGGCTCTGCGGTTCAGGAGTCTCAGAGGTTGCACTCAGTATCTGTCTATGAACAGTGAAAGAAACAATACAGTTAATAATGTTCAACTTTCAAGCACG CAATTTATGCTGCTCCTTTGGCTACTAGACCTCATGCAGATGTGGCCTACTGCATCCATGCACTTGCCAGACGGTTATCAAAGACACATAACTGGGAA CACAAAATGTAATTTGCAAGTAGGTGGATCTTGA
- the LOC119987121 gene encoding uncharacterized protein LOC119987121 isoform X15 codes for MAKYDSRKLRFQAFVGWLLRFYGLVLVSLIMPIRKEHHSWALRFRSLRGCTQYLSMNSERNNTVNNVQLSSTQFMLLLWLLDLMQMWPTASMHLPDGYQRHITGNTKCNLQVGGS; via the exons ATGGCAAAATATGACAGCAGAAAG TTAAG ATTCCAG GCTTTTGTGGGTTGGTTGCTGAGGTTCTATGGATTGGTTCTGGTATCTCTCATAATGCCTATTAG AAAAGAACACCACAGTTGGGCTCTGCGGTTCAGGAGTCTCAGAGGTTGCACTCAGTATCTGTCTATGAACAGTGAAAGAAACAATACAGTTAATAATGTTCAACTTTCAAGCACG CAATTTATGCTGCTCCTTTGGCTACTAGACCTCATGCAGATGTGGCCTACTGCATCCATGCACTTGCCAGACGGTTATCAAAGACACATAACTGGGAA CACAAAATGTAATTTGCAAGTAGGTGGATCTTGA
- the LOC119987121 gene encoding uncharacterized protein LOC119987121 isoform X11: MAKYDSRKIPGACPREFSWKPSVLRAWWGETFFPKNPVSSFFSSFQLHVLQILSHAYFSSSFFPFSCRKEHHSWALRFRSLRGCTQYLSMNSERNNTVNNVQLSSTQFMLLLWLLDLMQMWPTASMHLPDGYQRHITGNTKCNLQVGGS, encoded by the exons ATGGCAAAATATGACAGCAGAAAG ATTCCAG GTGCATGTCCTAGAGAATTTTCATGGAAGCCTTCGGTTTTGAGAGCATGGTGGGGAGAGACTTTCTTCCCAAAGAATCCggtttcttcattttttagTTCCTTTCAGCTTCATGTGCTTCAAATTCTCAGCCATGCatatttttcttcatctttttttcccttctcttgCAGAAAAGAACACCACAGTTGGGCTCTGCGGTTCAGGAGTCTCAGAGGTTGCACTCAGTATCTGTCTATGAACAGTGAAAGAAACAATACAGTTAATAATGTTCAACTTTCAAGCACG CAATTTATGCTGCTCCTTTGGCTACTAGACCTCATGCAGATGTGGCCTACTGCATCCATGCACTTGCCAGACGGTTATCAAAGACACATAACTGGGAA CACAAAATGTAATTTGCAAGTAGGTGGATCTTGA
- the LOC119987121 gene encoding uncharacterized protein LOC119987121 isoform X1, with product MIYHFLCNFLCFMVTGVLDLLRMFGVIHVLGWSKQLRLAIIIIFSIHVLIRSYDLDQFYFDVVKFGDIYTVYLGPNLLIYCLMGFPFSFELWYGFVLIWPLDPSPAKIPGACPREFSWKPSVLRAWWGETFFPKNPVSSFFSSFQLHVLQILSHAYFSSSFFPFSCRKEHHSWALRFRSLRGCTQYLSMNSERNNTVNNVQLSSTQFMLLLWLLDLMQMWPTASMHLPDGYQRHITGNTKCNLQVGGS from the exons ATGATATATCATTTTCTATGTAATTTTCTATGTTTTATGGTAACTGGAGTGCTTGATTTGCTGCGAATGTTTGGCGTGATTCATGTATTGGGTTGGAGCAAGCAGTTAAGGTTAGCGATAATCATAATATTTTCGATACATGTTCTGATTCGCAGTTATGATTTAGATCAATTCTACTTCGATGTAGTTAAATTTGGGGATATTTATACTGTCTATTTGGGCCCTAATCTTTTGATTTATTGTCTCATGGgatttcctttctcttttgaGCTTTGGTATGGGTTTGTCCTCATCTGGCCGTTGGACCCTTCACCTGCAAAGATTCCAG GTGCATGTCCTAGAGAATTTTCATGGAAGCCTTCGGTTTTGAGAGCATGGTGGGGAGAGACTTTCTTCCCAAAGAATCCggtttcttcattttttagTTCCTTTCAGCTTCATGTGCTTCAAATTCTCAGCCATGCatatttttcttcatctttttttcccttctcttgCAGAAAAGAACACCACAGTTGGGCTCTGCGGTTCAGGAGTCTCAGAGGTTGCACTCAGTATCTGTCTATGAACAGTGAAAGAAACAATACAGTTAATAATGTTCAACTTTCAAGCACG CAATTTATGCTGCTCCTTTGGCTACTAGACCTCATGCAGATGTGGCCTACTGCATCCATGCACTTGCCAGACGGTTATCAAAGACACATAACTGGGAA CACAAAATGTAATTTGCAAGTAGGTGGATCTTGA
- the LOC119987121 gene encoding uncharacterized protein LOC119987121 isoform X2, which translates to MIYHFLCNFLCFMVTGVLDLLRMFGVIHVLGWSKQLRLAIIIIFSIHVLIRSYDLDQFYFDVVKFGDIYTVYLGPNLLIYCLMGFPFSFELWYGFVLIWPLDPSPAKIPGACPREFSWKPSVLRAWWGETFFPKNPVSSFFSSFQLHVLQILSHAYFSSSFFPFSCRKEHHSWALRFRSLRGCTQYLSMNSERNNTVNNVQLSSTQFMLLLWLLDLMQMWPTASMHLPDGYQRHITGNSPRRNFFSI; encoded by the exons ATGATATATCATTTTCTATGTAATTTTCTATGTTTTATGGTAACTGGAGTGCTTGATTTGCTGCGAATGTTTGGCGTGATTCATGTATTGGGTTGGAGCAAGCAGTTAAGGTTAGCGATAATCATAATATTTTCGATACATGTTCTGATTCGCAGTTATGATTTAGATCAATTCTACTTCGATGTAGTTAAATTTGGGGATATTTATACTGTCTATTTGGGCCCTAATCTTTTGATTTATTGTCTCATGGgatttcctttctcttttgaGCTTTGGTATGGGTTTGTCCTCATCTGGCCGTTGGACCCTTCACCTGCAAAGATTCCAG GTGCATGTCCTAGAGAATTTTCATGGAAGCCTTCGGTTTTGAGAGCATGGTGGGGAGAGACTTTCTTCCCAAAGAATCCggtttcttcattttttagTTCCTTTCAGCTTCATGTGCTTCAAATTCTCAGCCATGCatatttttcttcatctttttttcccttctcttgCAGAAAAGAACACCACAGTTGGGCTCTGCGGTTCAGGAGTCTCAGAGGTTGCACTCAGTATCTGTCTATGAACAGTGAAAGAAACAATACAGTTAATAATGTTCAACTTTCAAGCACG CAATTTATGCTGCTCCTTTGGCTACTAGACCTCATGCAGATGTGGCCTACTGCATCCATGCACTTGCCAGACGGTTATCAAAGACACATAACTGGGAA TTCACCAAGGAGGAATTTCTTTTCAATATGA
- the LOC119987121 gene encoding uncharacterized protein LOC119987121 isoform X4 — MIYHFLCNFLCFMVTGVLDLLRMFGVIHVLGWSKQLSFGMGLSSSGRWTLHLQRFQVGACPREFSWKPSVLRAWWGETFFPKNPVSSFFSSFQLHVLQILSHAYFSSSFFPFSCRKEHHSWALRFRSLRGCTQYLSMNSERNNTVNNVQLSSTQFMLLLWLLDLMQMWPTASMHLPDGYQRHITGNTKCNLQVGGS, encoded by the exons ATGATATATCATTTTCTATGTAATTTTCTATGTTTTATGGTAACTGGAGTGCTTGATTTGCTGCGAATGTTTGGCGTGATTCATGTATTGGGTTGGAGCAAGCAGTTAAG CTTTGGTATGGGTTTGTCCTCATCTGGCCGTTGGACCCTTCACCTGCAAAGATTCCAG GTAGGTGCATGTCCTAGAGAATTTTCATGGAAGCCTTCGGTTTTGAGAGCATGGTGGGGAGAGACTTTCTTCCCAAAGAATCCggtttcttcattttttagTTCCTTTCAGCTTCATGTGCTTCAAATTCTCAGCCATGCatatttttcttcatctttttttcccttctcttgCAGAAAAGAACACCACAGTTGGGCTCTGCGGTTCAGGAGTCTCAGAGGTTGCACTCAGTATCTGTCTATGAACAGTGAAAGAAACAATACAGTTAATAATGTTCAACTTTCAAGCACG CAATTTATGCTGCTCCTTTGGCTACTAGACCTCATGCAGATGTGGCCTACTGCATCCATGCACTTGCCAGACGGTTATCAAAGACACATAACTGGGAA CACAAAATGTAATTTGCAAGTAGGTGGATCTTGA
- the LOC119987121 gene encoding uncharacterized protein LOC119987121 isoform X8 yields MIYHFLCNFLCFMVTGVLDLLRMFGVIHVLGWSKQLSFGMGLSSSGRWTLHLQRFQAFVGWLLRFYGLVLVSLIMPIRKEHHSWALRFRSLRGCTQYLSMNSERNNTVNNVQLSSTQFMLLLWLLDLMQMWPTASMHLPDGYQRHITGNTKCNLQVGGS; encoded by the exons ATGATATATCATTTTCTATGTAATTTTCTATGTTTTATGGTAACTGGAGTGCTTGATTTGCTGCGAATGTTTGGCGTGATTCATGTATTGGGTTGGAGCAAGCAGTTAAG CTTTGGTATGGGTTTGTCCTCATCTGGCCGTTGGACCCTTCACCTGCAAAGATTCCAG GCTTTTGTGGGTTGGTTGCTGAGGTTCTATGGATTGGTTCTGGTATCTCTCATAATGCCTATTAG AAAAGAACACCACAGTTGGGCTCTGCGGTTCAGGAGTCTCAGAGGTTGCACTCAGTATCTGTCTATGAACAGTGAAAGAAACAATACAGTTAATAATGTTCAACTTTCAAGCACG CAATTTATGCTGCTCCTTTGGCTACTAGACCTCATGCAGATGTGGCCTACTGCATCCATGCACTTGCCAGACGGTTATCAAAGACACATAACTGGGAA CACAAAATGTAATTTGCAAGTAGGTGGATCTTGA